TGGTAGAAGTCAACGGCTATTATCACCACGTCGCCGCCCTGCTCGCGCAGCTTAGCCACGAACTCGGCCGGGATCACCGCGACGTCTATGTCTCCCCGTGCCAGCGCGTTGGCTAGGTCGAGGGTCTTCGTGAAGTACTCTACCCTCATGTCTAGGCCGTGCTTCTTGTCGAGCCCCAGCTTGTCTATCACGTCGAGCGTCGATATCCCGCCGCGTAGAGTGCCTATACGCACCGCCTCAGCCGAGCCGCTGCCCGGGCCAAGGTGGAGTACCGCCGCCGCGACGAACACGGCCGCGACTATCGCTATCGCTACCACGAGCCCCCGGTCTAGCTCGACACCACCCAGCACCACGACCTTCAACACCCTGGGCACTGATCCCAAGTGCTCGGGGAAGAGTCCTGTAGGTGCCAGCCTTTAAACATGGCCACCTTATAGCCGGATATGCCGGGGCCCGCGCCGGGGGTGACGAGGATTGGCCTTAGCCCACCCCGCCGGCCGGGGGATGGGCGCATAGACGGGGGCTGACCCACCCGGTGCAGGCATGCTCCCGCGCTGTGTCTCTGGGGGTTCTCTCGGGGTGGGCCGGGGTTGCCCCGTCTTAGGGCAGGGCTTATACCGTAGCCCTCCGCGCCGTGGCGCCCGGGAGGCGCTGAGAAGTGGCGATACGTGGGCGCAGTGTGGCCGCCGGCGGCCTCGTCGTGGTGCTTCTCTTCGGCGTTGTGAGCCTGCTGGGCGACATGAGCTATGAGGGGTTCCGGAGCGCGCTACCAGTCCTGGTGCCCGGCGGGCTAGAGCTCAGCGGCGTAGCCGGCCTAGGCGAGGTCGTCGCGTGGAGCCTCCGCCCTGTCACCGGCCTCCTGGCCGACAGGCTCGGGGCCTACTGGGGCTTCACGGTGCTGGGTTACTCGCTGATACCCCTGGGGATCCTCATAGCCTCGCAAGGCGGCCCCATGATAGCGCTGGGCTACGGGGTCGAGAGGCTGGGTAAGGCGCTCAGGAGCCCTAGCAGGGACGCACTGCTAGGCGGGGTTGCCGGGCGGCGCCGCGGCCTAGTCTTCGGGCTACACGAGGCGATGGACCAGGTGGGCGCGGTCGCCGGGCCCATGATAGCCTACACAGTGTTCAGCCGGGGGCTCGGGCTCTGGCTGCTCGCAGTCCCTGGGCTCTTCACAGTCCCGGTGCTCCTGCTCGCCCGGAGGCTCTGCCCCAGCAGGGCCCAGCCCCGGCCGAAGAAGACGGGGCTACGCGACGCGCTCCGCGGCGGCTGGAGGGCCTCGCTCTACGTGGTGGCAGCAGGGACCCTAGCCGCCAGCCCTCTCGCAGTGGAGCACGTCGCGCGTGTACTAGGCGGGGTCGCTGCTGGCTCGGCGCCGCTGCTCTACGCTGCAGCTATGCTCTCCGACGCCGTAGCCGCTGTGCCTCTCGGCCTCCTCTACGACCACTGGCCCCGGACAGCCGCCGCCATACCGGTGGCCCTGGGCGTTGCTGCCGGCGCCGCTGTGCTGATTGCTGGCGGCTCCACGGCTGGGGCGCTACTGGCCGCGCTGCTTAGCGGAGTAGCGGAGGCCGGGTTCGAGACCGTAGCGCGGGCGATGGTGCGCGGCGGCGCGGCAGGCTACGGGCTGTACGGCCTAGCCCGCGGCATCGCGGCTGCAGGCTCCATAGCGCTGTACAGCGGCATCGCCTCGCTAGTAGCCGGCTAACGGCCTATGTAGCAGCCCTGGCAGCGTATACTAGCCCCGGGGTGCCCTCTTGGACTGCGGGTTTTCGGACACCGCTACCGCCCCTTGGGCTTGTGTGCTTCTCCGACCGCGAGCAGGAGGCCGGGAAGCTGCTCGGCCTCTACCGCCGCGGAGCAGCTGTCCCAATTCTGGTCTACGGGCCGGAGGGCTCCGGGAAGTCTACACTCCTCCGCTACATAGTGTGGCGTGTCGACCGGGACGGAGGGCTCGGCGTGTACATCGACGCGCTCTCGGGTGGCGACCTCGAGGAGGCTATATACCCGCTGACCAGCGCTATGCGCAGCATCTTAGCCGATTTGCTCGCTGGTACTGCTCCGCCCCTCGGCCGTGTCTTGGCCGTGAGGCTCTGGGATCTCCTCAGAGGCCTGCTTATGCGGGCCGAAGCGGAGAGGAGGCGGGTCCTGGTTGTCGTGGACGACGTGTATAGAGCTCTAGGGCTCGAGGAGGCCGAGGCCTACACTAAGAGGCTCTACGAGCTCCTAGGGCGGCTCTACGGGCTAGGCGTTGAGAGCGCGCTAGTAGTGGTAGCGACCTCGGAGGGCGCGTCGAGAAGGCTGCTAGCCCGCCACAGCTACGCCTCGACGAGCCTGCTATGGAACCTGGCGCGGGAGGGGCTAGGCGAGCTACTATCCCAGATAGAGGCGCCCATCGGCGCCGAGGAGGCGTGGCGTATCACCGGCGGGAACCCGCGGCTACTGGGCCGGCTAGCCGAGCTAGAATGGAGCCCTGGAAGGCTCGTAGAGGAGCTCGCCGAGCAGAGGCTAGCAGAAGCCCTGGAAGCCGTAGGCAGGGAAGCCCTAGAGAAGCTCGCGGAGGACCCCGACTCGGAGCCCAATGCGGCCAGGAGGCTAGAGGACATGAACCTTATGATAAGGCTCAGCCGGGTCGCTAGCCTCTCTCCACCACCAGAGCCGGATAGGGAGCTGGGAGTAGGGAGAGACTGGGCATGGCAAACCCCCGCCTACAGGCTAGCCGCACTACATCTCCTAGAGCGGAGATAGCACAGCTAGACGCGTTCCAATGAAGCCTGGAAGGCTGGGGCCTGGCATCACTAGGCACAGAGGCTTCGCTGCCTAGGATACATGCATCGACCACGTGGAGGACTGCAACATGTATGTCTATGAGGCATGCATTTTGTCGCGTAGCCCGGCGGCCCGGTGTTGATGCACAAGCCCCCTATGAACCGGTGGCGCCGCTACACCATGTACCGTGTTAACGGTGCTGACAATGCATATGGCGCTACTAGCGGCCTTACCGTGGATAAGGTATTACCCGTGCTATGCTTCTGGTTAGGGCGCTGTGCTGTGCCGAGGCTGGCTGGCGACTGGTTCATAGACCTGTTTACCAGCGAGGCTGAGAAGCTCATAGAGTCGCTACGTAGCCGCTCGGGGGGCCGCCAGGTCGACGTGCCGCCGGCCTACTGGTGGATACCGGGCCTCCCCGAACCCCGGGGGGGCAGGGGCCCGGTGGCTGCGGTCGACGGTGGGGGCGGGCTGGAGCCCCTCGGCGGCTCGGGCGCCGTCTACATAGCGAGGGCCTACGGCTACGTGGAGGGCGGGGAGCCAGAGAGGGGGCTCGAGCTACGCTTCTACCCCGTCCGCGAGACACGTGTCCTCGACGCGCTGAGGAGCTGGCTCGAGCACCGTATCGCTGTGCGCCTCGCCTACCGGCTGCCGCCAGGCAGCATACTACTCATGGACGGTAGCCTATGGGCCACCGTGACCGCGGGGCTAACAGCGCTCGCTAGGCTCGCCTCCCGGGGAGTGCAGAGCCTGAGCTGGGTCTACACGGCGCTGCTAAGCGGCTACATGCTCGCCGAGGTCTCGGGGCTCGCCAGGGCCGCGAGGGAGCGCGGGATAACCGTGGCCTACGTGTCCAAGGACCACGGGCTCCGGGCGCTCAAGGAGAAGGTCCTCCTGGAGGCTGTGGCCGAGAGAGTCCGGGCGCTCCAGCCCCTGGTGTCCCGGGCGCTCGACTACTACCCGCTAGCGCTCCGCGAGCAACTCCTCGAGGCACGCCGGCTAGTACCCAGCGAGCTACGAGGCGTCTTCGACGCCGCGCTGGACATGAGCTACCGGGACACAAGCTTCCTCAACGACACCGCGGGGCCAGGGCTGGGGTACAGCTGGCTACTCCGCATGCCGCCGCCCCAGAAGCTCAGCCAGGCCCTCGCACGGGGAGGGGTGAGAGGGCTCATAGAGCGAGCTGCTGCTAGGGCTGAGGCCCTCCTGGCAGAGGAGCCGGAGGCCGAGGAGTTCCGCTCGCTGGCCGAGAGGCTCCCTAGGCTCCTCGACGAGCTCCCGTGCAGCAGGATGTTCTACGTGAGGCTCGGTGTCGGCGACCACCCCCTCCTCGTCGAGCTGCCAGGGGAGCCCGGCTGCTACTACTCCCCAGGCCGGGTCCTCGAGGAGCCCGGCGGCCTCGTAGAGGAGGTCGTCGCTGTGCTGAGGAGCGGGTACGCTGGCCCCGAGTACTATAACGTCCAGCTGATAGCCGCGCATATGAACGCTACGCTGTCCTCGAGCCAGCTAGCAAGCTACATGAGGCTACTCGAGCAGCTCGCTGCCGCCCGGGGGCTCCAGCTGAGGCTAGCCCGCCGGAGCCTCATCAGCCGTAGTCTTCCTCGTAAGCGCCGCCGGCTCGTCTAGGCTGAGGAGAAGACAAGGGACAGTGACGCCGGGCGGGATGAGAGGGCGGGTGGCCTCTACGGGCAAAAACGGTTCCGGGGGAGGAGGGCTGGGGCTAGCTGGTGGTCTTGTAGATCGTGTAGTACTGTAGCAGCATTGATGGCCCGACCTTTACGCCCTCGACGTTCTTCTGTGTCACCACGTAGAGCTTACCCTGCAGTATCGGTATGAATGGCGCGTCCTCGGCTAGTATCTGCTGGACCTTCTCGTAGAGCTTTGCGCGCTCCTGCTGGTCTGTGAGCACTGCTGCCTCGTCTAGGAGCTTATCCACCTCGGGGTTAGCGTAGCCGGTGCCAGTCCACTTGTTGGCGCCGCTGTGGAGGAAGGGTGTCAGGAAGTTGTCGGGGTCTATGTAGTCGGGGTACCAGCCTAGTAGGGAGAGCATCATCTGGCCGCTGCGTAGCTGCTTGACGTATGTCGCCCACTCGCTGCTCTTTAGCTCCACCTCTATTACGCCGGTGCGCTCTAGCTGCTCCTTGATGAGCTGTGCTAGGTCTGCCTCGGTGTCGCCATAGTGGGTTGGCGTGTACCATAGCTCTAGCTTGAGCTTATTGTTCTCGTCGTAGCCTGCCTGCTTGAGCAGCTTCTTGGCTAGCTCTATGTTGGCGTCGCCGTACTTCTCTTTGAACGCGTCTATGTGGCTCCAGAGGCCCTTGGGCACCATGCTGTAGAGCGGCTCCATTGTACCCATGAACACTATGTCTGCTAGCTCCTTGCGGTCTATGGCGGCCGCTATGGCCTGGCGTACTAGTTTCTCGCTAGTCGGCGCCATCTTCGTGTTGACTACTATGTAGCGTATGAAGCTGCCCGGGACCTCTATCACTTTGAAGCGGCTGTCCTTCTCTAGCTCGCGGTAGTCGTTGGGCCTTAGCGTCCTCCAGGCTATGTCTACCTCGCCGTTCTCGAGTGCTAGGCGGAGGGTCGTGGCGTCCTTGTAGAAGCGTATGACCACTGTGGGTGTCTTTGGCTTCTCGCCGTAGTAGTAGGGGTTGGCCTCAAGGATTATGTACTCGTCGCGCTTGAACTCCTTTATGCAGTATGGCCCGGCGCCGCCCCAGGTGGCGTCGCTCACTATCTGGTCGTCGGGGTACTTCGGGGATACCGGGAAGTATGGCGGTGTTGCTAGGACTGCTAGGAAGAAGCCGACAGGCTTCTTCAGCGTGAACTTGACCGTGTAGTCGTCTAGCGCCTCTACCTTCTCCACGAACTCTGTTACTAGCCAGGAGGGGTCTCCCTCTAGCTTCATCACTCTCTCTATGCTGCGTACAACGTTCTGAGCCTTGACCGGTGTGCCGTCA
The window above is part of the Pyrodictium abyssi genome. Proteins encoded here:
- a CDS encoding MFS transporter: MAIRGRSVAAGGLVVVLLFGVVSLLGDMSYEGFRSALPVLVPGGLELSGVAGLGEVVAWSLRPVTGLLADRLGAYWGFTVLGYSLIPLGILIASQGGPMIALGYGVERLGKALRSPSRDALLGGVAGRRRGLVFGLHEAMDQVGAVAGPMIAYTVFSRGLGLWLLAVPGLFTVPVLLLARRLCPSRAQPRPKKTGLRDALRGGWRASLYVVAAGTLAASPLAVEHVARVLGGVAAGSAPLLYAAAMLSDAVAAVPLGLLYDHWPRTAAAIPVALGVAAGAAVLIAGGSTAGALLAALLSGVAEAGFETVARAMVRGGAAGYGLYGLARGIAAAGSIALYSGIASLVAG
- a CDS encoding ATP-binding protein, which translates into the protein MCFSDREQEAGKLLGLYRRGAAVPILVYGPEGSGKSTLLRYIVWRVDRDGGLGVYIDALSGGDLEEAIYPLTSAMRSILADLLAGTAPPLGRVLAVRLWDLLRGLLMRAEAERRRVLVVVDDVYRALGLEEAEAYTKRLYELLGRLYGLGVESALVVVATSEGASRRLLARHSYASTSLLWNLAREGLGELLSQIEAPIGAEEAWRITGGNPRLLGRLAELEWSPGRLVEELAEQRLAEALEAVGREALEKLAEDPDSEPNAARRLEDMNLMIRLSRVASLSPPPEPDRELGVGRDWAWQTPAYRLAALHLLERR
- a CDS encoding DNA double-strand break repair nuclease NurA, yielding MPRLAGDWFIDLFTSEAEKLIESLRSRSGGRQVDVPPAYWWIPGLPEPRGGRGPVAAVDGGGGLEPLGGSGAVYIARAYGYVEGGEPERGLELRFYPVRETRVLDALRSWLEHRIAVRLAYRLPPGSILLMDGSLWATVTAGLTALARLASRGVQSLSWVYTALLSGYMLAEVSGLARAARERGITVAYVSKDHGLRALKEKVLLEAVAERVRALQPLVSRALDYYPLALREQLLEARRLVPSELRGVFDAALDMSYRDTSFLNDTAGPGLGYSWLLRMPPPQKLSQALARGGVRGLIERAAARAEALLAEEPEAEEFRSLAERLPRLLDELPCSRMFYVRLGVGDHPLLVELPGEPGCYYSPGRVLEEPGGLVEEVVAVLRSGYAGPEYYNVQLIAAHMNATLSSSQLASYMRLLEQLAAARGLQLRLARRSLISRSLPRKRRRLV
- a CDS encoding ABC transporter substrate-binding protein, coding for MQKNLLIAGIVLLLVVVGAALLLRGGEKPAPAAPAETTTPTGTATAPAETTEAKQAETATATGAKLAEKIVIGTTDKVTDLDPANAYDFFTWEVLNNIMEGLVKYEPGTDKIVPALAESWEVQEDGKVWIFHLRKDAKFCDGTPVKAQNVVRSIERVMKLEGDPSWLVTEFVEKVEALDDYTVKFTLKKPVGFFLAVLATPPYFPVSPKYPDDQIVSDATWGGAGPYCIKEFKRDEYIILEANPYYYGEKPKTPTVVIRFYKDATTLRLALENGEVDIAWRTLRPNDYRELEKDSRFKVIEVPGSFIRYIVVNTKMAPTSEKLVRQAIAAAIDRKELADIVFMGTMEPLYSMVPKGLWSHIDAFKEKYGDANIELAKKLLKQAGYDENNKLKLELWYTPTHYGDTEADLAQLIKEQLERTGVIEVELKSSEWATYVKQLRSGQMMLSLLGWYPDYIDPDNFLTPFLHSGANKWTGTGYANPEVDKLLDEAAVLTDQQERAKLYEKVQQILAEDAPFIPILQGKLYVVTQKNVEGVKVGPSMLLQYYTIYKTTS